A genomic stretch from Colwellia sp. Arc7-635 includes:
- a CDS encoding glycosyl transferase, whose amino-acid sequence MADFYQNGTVTTLHNLAQREPENMADELLEFSKTRSLGLILPSLFSELEGKALPDIISKIKQVKYLSEIVIGLDRADLAQYKHALSFFGQLPQHHRVLWNDGPRLQAIDAKLQALGLAPKELGKGRNVWYCMGYILSSGKAESIALHDCDILTYEKELLDRLLYPVANPLFNYEFAKGFYARVAGGKINGRVSRLLVTPLIKALKKTVGHCDYLEYMDSFLYPLAGEFSFRRDVLSDIRIPSDWGLEIGVLSEMYRNYSPNRLCQVDIAATYDHKHQDLSLDNTAGGLSKMSIDISKAFIRKLATQGETFTSEKFRTLKATYYRIALDYVETYRNDAMMNGLALDIHNEEKAVEMFAENILTAGNTFLENPMETPFIPSWNRVVSAIPDILSQLKEAVELDNAEFSQALNTATKE is encoded by the coding sequence ATGGCTGATTTCTATCAAAATGGTACGGTTACAACGTTACATAACTTGGCTCAGCGCGAACCAGAGAATATGGCTGATGAGTTACTTGAGTTTTCAAAAACCCGCTCATTAGGGCTAATTTTACCTTCACTATTCTCTGAGTTAGAGGGTAAAGCGTTACCTGATATTATTAGTAAAATAAAACAGGTTAAGTACTTGTCTGAAATTGTTATTGGCTTAGACAGAGCTGATTTAGCACAATACAAGCATGCCTTATCATTTTTTGGTCAGTTGCCGCAACATCACCGTGTACTATGGAATGATGGCCCAAGATTACAAGCAATAGATGCGAAATTACAAGCGTTAGGCTTAGCACCAAAAGAGCTCGGCAAAGGGCGTAATGTTTGGTATTGCATGGGTTATATTTTATCGTCTGGAAAAGCGGAGTCTATCGCCTTACATGACTGCGATATTTTAACTTATGAAAAAGAGTTGCTCGACCGACTACTTTACCCAGTCGCCAATCCACTATTTAACTACGAATTTGCCAAAGGCTTTTACGCCCGTGTCGCCGGTGGAAAAATAAATGGTCGTGTTTCTCGTTTATTAGTGACACCACTAATTAAAGCCTTGAAAAAAACCGTTGGTCATTGCGACTACCTTGAGTACATGGACAGCTTCTTATATCCATTAGCCGGTGAGTTTTCTTTTCGTCGAGATGTACTAAGTGATATTCGTATTCCAAGTGATTGGGGCTTAGAAATTGGCGTATTATCTGAGATGTACCGTAACTATTCTCCAAATCGCTTATGCCAAGTTGATATCGCCGCAACTTATGACCATAAACATCAGGATTTATCACTAGATAATACCGCCGGAGGTCTGTCAAAAATGTCGATAGATATCAGCAAAGCTTTTATTCGTAAATTGGCTACTCAAGGCGAAACGTTCACATCTGAAAAATTTAGAACCTTAAAAGCCACTTACTATCGCATTGCCTTAGATTATGTTGAAACCTATCGTAATGACGCCATGATGAATGGACTTGCACTCGATATTCACAACGAAGAAAAAGCAGTGGAAATGTTCGCAGAAAATATTCTAACCGCGGGTAACACCTTTTTAGAAAATCCGATGGAAACCCCTTTCATTCCTTCATGGAACCGTGTTGTTAGCGCTATTCCTGATATTTTATCGCAATTAAAAGAAGCGGTAGAACTTGATAATGCCGAGTTTAGCCAAGCACTCAATACAGCAACGAAGGAATAA
- a CDS encoding HAD-IIB family hydrolase, with protein MSAKKNIIFSDLDGTLLDHYSYQFTAANQTLQQLSAVDIPVILNTSKTLAELEVIRKTLNLNTPFIIENGAAVFIPIDTFKVQPADTEVIGEYWVKSFCLPRQHWLDLLAKHCQKFHDEYHGFSTLSTEALCQITGLDLVQAEQAKQRQYGEPVQWLGDENTKKAFVEHLVELGASVVQGGRFIHIGDYCDKGQALIWLTEQYREDFDNQAVYTIALGDGENDTPMLEAADIAVQIRSPVHNFPPLYRQYNTIQTKLYGPEGWAEAIQQLLAKQLLSHTI; from the coding sequence CGGCTAACCAAACACTGCAGCAATTGAGTGCCGTGGATATTCCGGTCATTTTAAATACCAGTAAAACCCTCGCTGAGTTGGAAGTTATTCGTAAAACTCTCAACCTTAACACGCCATTTATTATCGAAAATGGCGCAGCGGTTTTTATTCCCATTGATACCTTTAAGGTTCAACCGGCTGATACTGAAGTTATTGGTGAATATTGGGTTAAATCCTTCTGCTTACCAAGGCAACATTGGTTAGATTTACTCGCGAAACATTGCCAAAAATTCCATGATGAATATCACGGTTTTTCTACATTATCTACTGAAGCTCTTTGCCAAATAACTGGTTTAGATTTAGTACAAGCTGAACAGGCAAAACAACGACAGTACGGCGAACCCGTACAATGGCTAGGTGACGAAAATACCAAAAAGGCTTTTGTTGAACACTTAGTTGAATTGGGTGCTAGCGTTGTCCAAGGCGGTCGTTTTATTCATATTGGTGATTATTGTGACAAAGGCCAAGCACTGATCTGGTTAACCGAGCAATACCGTGAGGATTTTGATAATCAGGCGGTTTACACCATAGCTTTAGGCGATGGCGAAAACGACACGCCAATGCTAGAAGCGGCAGATATAGCCGTGCAAATCCGTTCGCCTGTACACAACTTTCCACCACTGTATCGACAATATAATACCATTCAAACCAAATTATATGGCCCTGAAGGTTGGGCAGAAGCGATACAACAACTCCTAGCGAAACAACTACTTTCACACACAATTTAA